One Alligator mississippiensis isolate rAllMis1 chromosome 1, rAllMis1, whole genome shotgun sequence genomic window carries:
- the TSTD3 gene encoding thiosulfate sulfurtransferase/rhodanese-like domain-containing protein 3 isoform X2: MRGCGGLRRAVWAVLAPRGRGSCRGPAGSTRCRPRLGAAPDLKSINVIFYNLSTTADHSVSYKELKDLLKSQTIHIDVREKWEIGKFGKIPGSINIPLGEVVEALRMNPEDFKEQYNQDMPAKLDHIVFSCMAGVRSKRALDIAMSLGFSRPQNK, translated from the exons ATGCGGGGCTGCGGCGGGCTGCGCCGGGCCGTCTGGGCCGTGCTGGCCCCGCGCGGCCGCGGCAGCTGCAGGGGCCCTGCGGGGAGCACCCGCTGTCGCCCGCGGCTGGGGGCAGCGCCCG ATTTGAAGAGCATAAATGTGATCTTTTATAACCTTTCCACTACTGCTGATCACAGTGTCTCctacaaagaactcaaagacctcCTAAAATCCCAAACCATTCATATTGATGTCCGAGAGAAATGGGAAATTGGCAAGTTTGGAAAAATCCCTGGGTCCATCAATATACCAT TGGGTGAAGTTGTGGAAGCTCTACGGATGAACCCAGAAGACTTCAAAGAGCAGTACAATCAAGATATGCCTGCTAAATTGGACCACATAGTCTTCTCCTGCATGGCAGGAGTGAGAAGCAAGAGAGCATTGGATATTGCCATGTCTTTGGGTTTCAGCAG
- the TSTD3 gene encoding thiosulfate sulfurtransferase/rhodanese-like domain-containing protein 3 isoform X1 — MRGCGGLRRAVWAVLAPRGRGSCRGPAGSTRCRPRLGAAPDLKSINVIFYNLSTTADHSVSYKELKDLLKSQTIHIDVREKWEIGKFGKIPGSINIPLGEVVEALRMNPEDFKEQYNQDMPAKLDHIVFSCMAGVRSKRALDIAMSLGFSRVQHYAGGFEEWREYEPLEKN; from the exons ATGCGGGGCTGCGGCGGGCTGCGCCGGGCCGTCTGGGCCGTGCTGGCCCCGCGCGGCCGCGGCAGCTGCAGGGGCCCTGCGGGGAGCACCCGCTGTCGCCCGCGGCTGGGGGCAGCGCCCG ATTTGAAGAGCATAAATGTGATCTTTTATAACCTTTCCACTACTGCTGATCACAGTGTCTCctacaaagaactcaaagacctcCTAAAATCCCAAACCATTCATATTGATGTCCGAGAGAAATGGGAAATTGGCAAGTTTGGAAAAATCCCTGGGTCCATCAATATACCAT TGGGTGAAGTTGTGGAAGCTCTACGGATGAACCCAGAAGACTTCAAAGAGCAGTACAATCAAGATATGCCTGCTAAATTGGACCACATAGTCTTCTCCTGCATGGCAGGAGTGAGAAGCAAGAGAGCATTGGATATTGCCATGTCTTTGGGTTTCAGCAG AGTTCAGCATTACGCAGGCGGCTTTGAGGAGTGGAGAGAATATGAACCTTTAGAGAAAAACTAA